A genome region from Nocardia sp. NBC_00565 includes the following:
- a CDS encoding amino acid ABC transporter permease, with protein sequence MKDLPAEHKKRIRARHAGDYLAWAVAIVIVAALVYTLVTNENYRWPVVFRYLTTTSILDGIVTTLWLTVVSMVLGTLLGLVLALMRMSPLIPISGLARLYITFFRGTPVLVQLIFWFNVAALYPHLSVGIPFTGISEPIDMNKLMTPLTAAIVALTLNQGAYMAEIIRGGFASVPPGQTEAAASLGMSRFTMLRRVLIPQTMPAVIPATGNQVISMLKETSLVSVLGVADLLQSAQTIYARTFETIPLLIVASIWYLVMTLTLSVPQSMIERRFSRSSRRAAGGHAPVAAELELGYVPMKEAV encoded by the coding sequence GTGAAAGACCTTCCCGCCGAACACAAGAAGCGCATCCGCGCCCGGCACGCCGGGGACTATCTGGCCTGGGCGGTTGCGATCGTCATCGTCGCCGCCCTGGTCTACACGTTGGTCACCAACGAGAACTACCGCTGGCCGGTGGTGTTCCGCTATCTCACCACCACCTCGATCCTCGACGGCATCGTCACTACACTGTGGCTGACGGTGGTCAGCATGGTGCTCGGCACGCTGCTCGGGCTGGTGCTGGCGTTGATGCGGATGTCCCCGCTGATCCCGATCTCCGGGCTGGCCCGGCTGTACATCACCTTCTTCCGGGGCACCCCGGTGCTGGTCCAGCTGATCTTCTGGTTCAACGTGGCCGCCCTGTATCCGCATCTGTCCGTTGGCATTCCGTTCACCGGGATCTCCGAGCCGATCGACATGAACAAGCTGATGACCCCGCTGACGGCGGCGATCGTCGCGCTGACGCTGAACCAGGGCGCCTATATGGCCGAGATCATCCGCGGCGGTTTCGCCTCGGTCCCGCCCGGCCAGACCGAGGCCGCGGCCTCGCTGGGGATGAGCCGGTTCACCATGCTGCGGCGCGTGCTCATCCCGCAGACCATGCCCGCGGTCATCCCGGCGACCGGCAACCAGGTCATCAGCATGCTGAAGGAGACCTCGCTGGTCAGCGTGCTCGGCGTGGCGGATCTGCTGCAGAGCGCGCAGACGATCTACGCGCGCACCTTCGAAACCATTCCGCTGCTGATCGTGGCCAGCATCTGGTATCTGGTCATGACCCTGACGCTCAGCGTCCCGCAGTCGATGATCGAGCGCCGCTTCTCCCGCTCGTCGCGACGGGCGGCCGGCGGGCACGCCCCGGTGGCGGCGGAGCTCGAGCTCGGATACGTGCCCATGAAGGAGGCGGTGTGA
- a CDS encoding FAD-dependent oxidoreductase, producing the protein MDAELAVIGLGSIGSMALWQAARQSTSVVGFEAQTTGHSRSAVGGDTRLFRMTYRDGVNYSPLLIESSRLWETLEAESGLAILNRCGGLSIGAREGNYIPKVLATARANGTEHILLDHDELAARYPQHGLRPDNCAIFDPNAGYLRTDLAVLAAREVARDHGAQVLDQTAVEEIHEESDAVVVRAGGNSWRFGRVILAAGSWSGALLPEQIAAAVHPRRIYLTWYPARHPELFAPERFPVFSRLEDDRTLYGAPSTDGVTVKVTLDGRSEPAAHPDRLIRELTEGEIAESLDTVSEFLPDLIPSIVRSDAYPDLYTEDKAPLLGTLPGRPRTILATGFSGVGFKMAPAAGARAVAIAHGQDTGQHPALLPERFAQVPH; encoded by the coding sequence ATGGATGCTGAACTCGCAGTAATCGGCCTCGGCAGCATCGGCAGCATGGCGCTGTGGCAGGCCGCCCGGCAGTCCACCTCGGTGGTCGGCTTCGAGGCACAGACCACCGGGCATTCGCGCAGTGCGGTGGGCGGTGACACCCGGCTGTTCCGGATGACCTATCGCGACGGCGTCAACTACTCCCCCTTGCTGATCGAGTCGAGCCGGCTGTGGGAAACCCTCGAAGCCGAATCGGGCCTGGCGATCCTCAACCGCTGCGGCGGGCTGTCGATCGGCGCGCGCGAGGGCAACTACATCCCGAAGGTGCTGGCCACCGCGCGGGCCAACGGCACCGAGCACATCCTGCTCGACCACGACGAGCTGGCAGCCCGCTATCCGCAGCACGGGCTGCGCCCCGACAACTGTGCGATCTTCGATCCGAATGCCGGATATCTGCGCACCGATCTGGCCGTGCTGGCCGCGCGCGAGGTCGCCCGGGACCACGGCGCGCAGGTGCTCGACCAGACCGCTGTCGAGGAGATCCACGAGGAATCCGATGCGGTCGTGGTGCGGGCGGGCGGAAACAGCTGGCGGTTCGGTCGGGTGATCCTGGCCGCGGGCAGCTGGTCCGGGGCGCTGCTACCGGAGCAGATCGCCGCCGCCGTGCACCCGCGCCGTATCTACCTGACCTGGTACCCGGCCCGCCATCCGGAACTCTTTGCACCGGAACGGTTTCCGGTGTTCAGCCGGCTCGAGGACGACCGCACGCTCTACGGGGCGCCCAGCACCGACGGCGTCACCGTCAAGGTCACCCTCGACGGACGATCCGAACCCGCCGCGCATCCGGACCGCCTGATCCGCGAGCTCACCGAGGGCGAAATCGCCGAAAGTCTCGACACCGTCAGCGAATTCCTCCCCGACCTGATCCCCAGCATCGTGCGCTCGGACGCCTACCCGGACCTGTACACCGAGGACAAGGCACCCCTGCTGGGCACCCTGCCGGGCCGCCCCCGCACGATCCTGGCCACCGGGTTCTCCGGCGTCGGCTTCAAGATGGCCCCCGCGGCGGGAGCACGAGCGGTAGCGATCGCCCACGGGCAGGACACCGGGCAGCACCCCGCACTGCTGCCGGAGCGTTTCGCGCAAGTGCCGCACTGA
- a CDS encoding cytochrome P450, which produces MSVNANVSEIAEFELPSLVFPFRAAQVRADAAELRAGTCAWAQRQGIVGLRGAARLQNSDLLDLGIGMTGSADAEHASVLLDWFLWMLLLDDRIDNGPWASDGVLEEFARSVRAIVEPRVVSTIATDPMLRTLADDLWPRTGGPAGSAASGRLAGHVIRHLDAQCAMQAHHRGERDLDLNDYLELRRDLFGADVFFDLIEIVDGLWLPTAGATGALVTRLRACAGDVAAWTNDVFSVEKDLALEEPANLAILLRRDRGGSWQDALDTAGAMIHDRIAEFITIRGELSRIASVAQARSLESFADRLQATMQLCLDWHRTTSRYHWQHATGASATTRERISTRSTPPSLLMAGFERDPYTMYRLLRDEFPVVHDEPVDAWLLSRYEDVRFALCDPRFSSRNYSWQLAPMLGRTVFQMEGREHTAHRTAVIPALRGRGLATLDRTIHTAAHDLAARVRVQLDQRGRADLVQDYCKQLTRDVVVAALGLPAQDAAQLQEWYETGFAYVTNARQEPTILAAGMAAGAALFAYLAPHIAARRDQPGDDLLSILCQYRIDGQLLSDDTIKGYCGTLLAGGETTDKAMASLLANLIDHPDHLAAARTDPHLISAAWAESLRRNPPFHSATRQTTTEIALPSGVIPANATVICLLGAANRDPRRFTDPDLFSPGRTDGAVDREFNAAATHVSFGAGRHFCLGSHLARAIAETGTKVLLDTFARLRWAEGFTPKETGLLLRSPESLLVQN; this is translated from the coding sequence ATGAGCGTCAACGCGAACGTTTCCGAAATCGCCGAATTCGAACTGCCGTCACTGGTGTTCCCGTTTCGAGCGGCGCAGGTGCGGGCGGACGCCGCGGAACTGCGAGCCGGGACTTGCGCATGGGCGCAACGGCAGGGGATCGTCGGACTCCGTGGCGCCGCCCGGCTGCAGAACTCCGATCTACTCGACCTCGGCATCGGCATGACGGGAAGCGCGGACGCGGAACATGCCTCGGTGCTGCTCGACTGGTTCCTGTGGATGTTGCTGTTGGACGACCGCATCGACAACGGCCCCTGGGCTTCCGACGGCGTACTCGAAGAGTTCGCCAGGTCGGTCAGGGCGATCGTCGAGCCCAGAGTTGTCAGCACCATCGCCACCGATCCGATGCTTCGGACGTTGGCCGACGATCTGTGGCCACGAACCGGCGGGCCCGCCGGTTCCGCCGCGAGCGGACGGCTCGCCGGACATGTCATCCGACACCTGGATGCGCAGTGTGCCATGCAGGCCCATCATCGCGGTGAGCGCGATCTCGACCTTAATGACTACCTCGAGCTGCGTCGCGATCTGTTCGGCGCCGACGTGTTTTTCGACCTGATCGAGATCGTCGATGGTCTCTGGCTACCGACGGCGGGGGCCACCGGCGCCCTTGTGACGCGGTTGCGGGCCTGCGCGGGGGATGTCGCAGCCTGGACCAACGATGTGTTCTCGGTCGAGAAGGACCTGGCACTAGAAGAACCCGCCAATCTGGCCATCCTGTTACGCCGGGACCGTGGTGGCTCCTGGCAGGATGCCCTCGACACCGCCGGGGCAATGATCCACGATCGGATCGCCGAATTCATCACGATACGCGGTGAATTATCGCGCATCGCCTCCGTTGCGCAAGCTCGGTCGCTGGAAAGCTTCGCCGATCGCCTGCAGGCCACCATGCAGCTGTGTCTGGACTGGCACCGGACGACCAGCCGCTACCACTGGCAGCACGCGACCGGGGCATCGGCGACGACACGAGAGAGGATCAGTACCCGGTCCACCCCGCCCAGCCTGCTGATGGCCGGGTTCGAACGTGACCCCTACACGATGTACCGCCTCCTGCGAGACGAGTTTCCCGTTGTCCATGACGAACCCGTCGACGCCTGGTTGCTCAGCCGGTACGAGGATGTGCGATTCGCCCTGTGCGACCCACGGTTCAGCTCACGCAACTATTCCTGGCAATTGGCTCCGATGCTCGGGCGCACTGTCTTTCAGATGGAAGGACGTGAACACACCGCCCATCGGACGGCAGTGATACCGGCGCTGCGCGGCCGTGGATTGGCCACACTGGATCGCACCATTCACACCGCCGCTCATGACTTGGCCGCCCGCGTTCGTGTCCAACTCGACCAGCGGGGCCGAGCCGACTTGGTGCAGGATTACTGCAAGCAGCTGACGCGCGACGTCGTGGTGGCCGCTCTCGGTCTGCCCGCGCAAGACGCGGCCCAGTTGCAGGAATGGTACGAGACCGGGTTCGCCTATGTGACCAATGCCCGCCAGGAGCCGACCATCCTGGCTGCCGGAATGGCCGCGGGCGCAGCGTTGTTCGCCTACCTCGCCCCGCACATCGCGGCACGTCGCGACCAGCCGGGGGACGACCTGTTGTCGATCCTCTGTCAGTATCGAATCGACGGTCAGCTGCTGTCCGACGATACGATCAAGGGATACTGCGGCACCCTGCTCGCCGGCGGAGAGACCACCGACAAGGCAATGGCATCACTACTGGCCAACCTGATCGACCATCCCGATCACCTGGCAGCAGCCCGCACCGACCCGCACCTCATCTCGGCGGCATGGGCCGAATCGCTCCGGCGCAACCCGCCTTTCCACTCCGCGACCCGCCAGACCACCACCGAAATCGCGCTGCCCTCCGGGGTGATCCCGGCGAACGCAACGGTGATATGCCTGCTCGGTGCAGCCAACCGCGACCCACGCCGGTTCACCGACCCCGACCTGTTTTCACCAGGACGCACCGACGGCGCTGTCGACCGAGAATTCAACGCCGCCGCTACCCACGTGTCCTTCGGCGCAGGCCGACATTTCTGCCTCGGTTCCCACTTGGCGCGCGCGATAGCCGAAACCGGCACCAAGGTCCTGCTCGACACCTTTGCTCGGCTGCGATGGGCCGAGGGCTTCACGCCGAAAGAGACCGGCCTGCTGTTGCGCTCTCCCGAGTCGTTGCTGGTGCAGAACTGA
- a CDS encoding amino acid ABC transporter ATP-binding protein, which yields MSTPATATPTDGTIVARKLCKSFGRRQVLREIDLTVAAGEISCIIGPSGSGKSTLLRCINGLETIDRGVLRVNGEDFGYVEHPDAYRAVSARRLAEQRTKIGMVFQQFNLFPNMTAEANVMSGPVLVKKAGKKAAREQAAQLLASVGLAGHERHYPAQLSGGQQQRVAIARALAMEPSILLFDEPTSALDPERVGEVLEVMRDLAGKGMTMLVVTHEMGFAREVAKDVLFMDEGIAVERGDAREVLTNPTESRTRAFLEKVL from the coding sequence GTGAGCACCCCCGCGACCGCTACGCCGACGGACGGGACGATTGTCGCCCGCAAGTTGTGCAAGAGCTTCGGCCGCAGGCAGGTGCTGCGCGAGATCGACCTGACCGTGGCGGCGGGTGAGATCTCCTGCATCATCGGCCCCAGCGGATCGGGCAAATCCACGCTGCTGCGCTGCATCAACGGCCTCGAGACGATCGACCGGGGCGTGCTGCGCGTCAACGGCGAGGATTTCGGATACGTCGAACATCCCGACGCCTACCGCGCGGTCAGCGCGCGCCGGCTTGCCGAGCAGCGCACCAAGATCGGCATGGTGTTCCAGCAGTTCAACCTCTTTCCGAATATGACCGCCGAGGCCAACGTGATGTCGGGACCGGTGCTGGTGAAGAAGGCCGGAAAGAAGGCGGCCCGGGAACAGGCCGCGCAACTGCTGGCCAGCGTCGGGCTGGCTGGGCACGAGCGGCACTATCCGGCGCAGCTCTCGGGCGGGCAGCAGCAGCGCGTCGCGATCGCCCGGGCGCTGGCGATGGAACCGAGCATCCTGCTGTTCGACGAGCCGACCAGCGCCCTGGACCCCGAGCGGGTCGGCGAGGTGCTCGAGGTGATGCGCGATCTGGCGGGAAAGGGCATGACGATGCTCGTGGTCACGCACGAGATGGGGTTCGCCCGCGAGGTCGCCAAGGATGTGCTGTTCATGGACGAGGGGATTGCGGTCGAGCGCGGCGACGCCCGCGAGGTCCTTACCAACCCCACAGAATCGAGGACCAGGGCGTTCCTGGAGAAAGTGTTGTAG
- a CDS encoding alpha/beta fold hydrolase, producing MTGKDSAHMLLAHEGVDLSYEVRGSGEPLLLIHGSGVPAAIWGRTIADLAADGHRVIAYDRRGYGASTHSPVRDYRQHVADAVFMLEQVAARPATVVGWSSGANIALALTADHPDLVQRLIVVEPPLHGLRHPTAGTLRMIGRAKWAQLRGKPEKSAEIFFRFVAGDESFQALPEHEQNMIRAHASNILAELDPHPFGAMFEHFPIRRISDIEVPVTFLIGANSDVFFHKVHQRITLAVPSIRTEMIPDAGHLVHIEAPDAFAAAIRIAMSDHRNGRR from the coding sequence ATGACCGGAAAGGACTCGGCGCATATGCTGCTCGCCCATGAAGGGGTAGACCTTTCCTACGAAGTACGCGGATCCGGAGAACCGTTGCTGCTGATCCACGGGTCCGGCGTACCGGCCGCGATCTGGGGTCGGACGATCGCTGACCTGGCGGCGGACGGACACCGCGTCATCGCCTACGATCGCCGCGGTTACGGCGCGTCGACGCACTCGCCGGTGCGCGACTACCGCCAACATGTGGCCGATGCGGTATTCATGCTCGAGCAGGTGGCCGCGAGACCGGCCACCGTTGTCGGTTGGAGCTCGGGCGCCAATATCGCGCTGGCACTGACCGCCGACCATCCCGATTTGGTGCAGCGACTGATTGTGGTGGAGCCTCCGCTGCACGGTCTGCGGCATCCGACGGCCGGTACGCTGCGCATGATCGGAAGGGCCAAATGGGCCCAGCTACGCGGTAAGCCCGAAAAGAGCGCCGAGATCTTCTTCCGCTTCGTGGCCGGCGATGAGTCGTTCCAGGCGCTGCCCGAGCACGAGCAGAACATGATCCGTGCCCACGCGAGCAACATCCTGGCCGAGCTCGACCCACACCCGTTCGGTGCAATGTTCGAGCACTTCCCGATCCGCAGGATCAGCGACATCGAAGTTCCCGTCACGTTCCTGATCGGCGCGAACAGCGATGTCTTCTTCCATAAGGTGCATCAGCGGATCACCCTCGCCGTGCCGTCGATCCGCACCGAGATGATTCCCGATGCGGGCCACCTTGTACACATCGAGGCCCCGGATGCCTTCGCCGCCGCGATCCGCATTGCGATGTCGGATCACCGCAACGGTCGGCGATAG
- a CDS encoding aldehyde dehydrogenase family protein, translating into MTAQAKATETPSPDAFGLPGGALIAGQWQREGLTLAVHDPHDGTVIAAVADNDAAEVHAAVTAVAAAISDSATPRSEPWPVWRRREALAQAARLVVENTERLAAIINAESGKTLSDARREVSRCAETLSLCGAATGVLRGEVLEFDDSARGQGHRGWFVRRPIGVVAAITPFNDPLNLVAHKIGPALLAGNGVVLKPAQTTPLSALALVDLLLAAGVPAERIAVVCGAAATGAALATHPDVDLISFTGGPVTAARITANAGPKKLLMELGGNNPTIVRADADLEVAAAALVDGAFGCAGQNCLSVQRIYAHEAIYAELLERVVAATLRLRMGSAAERDADIGPMITEAEAARVQAWVDRAVAAGAVLHTGGQRNGAFHHPTVLTGVPADAEVLTQEIFGPVVILAPYRTDDEAVAAANDTAYALQAGVFTGVLDDALDLADRLHAGAVVINGTSDLRIDSMPFGGFKGSGIGREGVRFAVEAMSEPKCTIIHRRTVTHC; encoded by the coding sequence ATGACAGCACAGGCAAAGGCAACGGAAACACCATCCCCGGACGCATTCGGACTGCCCGGCGGCGCGCTGATCGCGGGACAGTGGCAGCGTGAGGGGCTGACACTGGCCGTGCACGATCCGCACGACGGTACCGTCATCGCCGCGGTCGCCGACAACGATGCCGCCGAGGTGCACGCCGCCGTAACGGCCGTCGCCGCGGCCATATCCGATTCCGCCACACCGAGATCCGAGCCGTGGCCGGTGTGGCGGCGCCGCGAGGCGCTGGCGCAGGCCGCACGGCTGGTCGTGGAGAACACCGAGCGGCTGGCCGCGATCATCAACGCCGAGAGCGGCAAGACCCTGAGCGATGCGCGCCGCGAGGTCAGCCGCTGCGCCGAGACGCTGAGCCTGTGCGGTGCGGCGACCGGCGTGCTGCGCGGGGAGGTCCTGGAATTCGACGACAGCGCCCGCGGCCAGGGCCACCGCGGCTGGTTCGTCCGCCGCCCGATCGGCGTGGTCGCGGCGATCACCCCGTTCAACGATCCGCTGAACCTGGTGGCGCACAAGATCGGCCCGGCCCTGCTGGCCGGTAACGGCGTGGTGCTCAAACCCGCGCAGACCACACCGCTGTCGGCGCTGGCGCTCGTGGATCTGCTGCTGGCCGCCGGTGTTCCGGCCGAGCGCATCGCGGTGGTCTGCGGTGCCGCGGCCACGGGTGCGGCCCTGGCCACCCACCCGGACGTGGACCTGATCTCGTTCACCGGCGGGCCCGTGACGGCCGCGCGGATCACCGCGAACGCGGGACCGAAGAAACTGCTCATGGAGCTGGGCGGCAACAATCCGACGATCGTGCGCGCCGATGCCGATCTCGAGGTCGCCGCGGCGGCGCTGGTCGACGGCGCCTTCGGCTGCGCCGGGCAGAACTGCCTGTCGGTACAGCGCATCTACGCGCACGAGGCGATCTACGCAGAACTGCTGGAGCGGGTGGTCGCGGCCACCCTGCGGCTGCGGATGGGATCGGCGGCCGAGCGCGACGCCGATATCGGGCCGATGATCACCGAGGCCGAAGCCGCGCGCGTGCAGGCGTGGGTGGACCGGGCGGTCGCGGCCGGGGCGGTGCTGCACACCGGCGGACAGCGCAACGGGGCGTTCCATCACCCCACCGTGCTGACCGGGGTGCCCGCGGACGCCGAGGTGCTCACCCAGGAGATCTTCGGGCCGGTGGTGATCCTTGCGCCGTACCGGACGGACGACGAGGCGGTCGCTGCCGCCAACGACACCGCCTACGCCCTGCAGGCCGGTGTGTTCACCGGGGTGCTCGACGACGCCCTGGATCTGGCCGACCGGCTGCATGCCGGCGCGGTCGTCATCAACGGCACCAGTGACCTGCGGATCGATTCGATGCCCTTCGGCGGTTTCAAGGGCTCGGGAATCGGCCGCGAGGGCGTGCGATTTGCCGTCGAGGCGATGAGCGAACCGAAATGCACGATTATCCACCGCAGGACCGTCACGCACTGTTAA
- a CDS encoding ABC transporter substrate-binding protein, producing MRVKTHFRTITAAVATVLALAGATACSTGTDPGSSAGSTSAEHTDDISVGIQPDPAAVALLPDAVKAKGTLEVPMDLTSPPTTFMASDNKTPIGFNPDIARLIAKKLGLDLKIDNVKFATVIPGLQAGRYDFTASTMGPTSDRLEVLDMIDYFANGTGVLVPAGNPQHLSMDSLCGNTIGVQSGTTQEIHELPQLSKTNCESKSKPAIKAVSLPSVNDALTQVASKRIDGVFYDSTSLSWAAMQQPKTFEVLQPVLDTVPVALALNKNSPLTPAVQKAMQSIIDSPEYNKALHRWGFDDLGVKEAIRSKAQD from the coding sequence ATGCGGGTGAAAACACACTTCCGGACCATCACAGCGGCGGTAGCCACCGTGCTCGCGCTCGCAGGCGCTACCGCCTGCTCGACCGGCACCGATCCAGGGAGTTCGGCCGGTTCGACCAGCGCCGAGCACACCGACGACATCTCCGTCGGCATCCAGCCCGATCCGGCCGCCGTGGCGCTGCTGCCGGATGCGGTGAAAGCCAAAGGGACCCTGGAGGTTCCGATGGATCTGACCAGTCCCCCGACCACCTTCATGGCCTCGGACAACAAGACCCCGATCGGTTTCAATCCCGATATCGCCCGGCTGATCGCCAAGAAGCTCGGCCTCGACCTGAAGATCGACAACGTCAAATTCGCCACCGTAATTCCGGGTCTGCAGGCCGGGCGATATGACTTCACCGCCTCCACCATGGGCCCGACCAGCGACCGGCTGGAAGTGCTGGACATGATCGACTACTTCGCCAACGGCACGGGCGTCCTCGTACCCGCCGGGAACCCGCAGCATCTGTCCATGGATTCGTTGTGCGGCAACACGATCGGGGTACAGTCCGGAACCACGCAGGAGATCCACGAGCTGCCGCAGCTGTCGAAGACCAACTGTGAGAGCAAGAGCAAGCCCGCGATCAAGGCGGTCAGCCTGCCGAGTGTGAACGATGCGCTGACCCAGGTCGCCTCCAAGCGCATCGACGGCGTCTTCTACGACTCGACCTCACTGTCCTGGGCCGCGATGCAGCAGCCCAAGACCTTCGAGGTGCTGCAGCCCGTCCTGGACACCGTGCCGGTGGCACTGGCGCTGAACAAGAATTCCCCGCTCACCCCGGCGGTGCAGAAGGCGATGCAGTCGATCATCGACAGCCCCGAGTACAACAAGGCCCTGCACCGCTGGGGATTCGACGATCTGGGTGTGAAAGAGGCGATTCGTTCGAAGGCACAGGACTAG